ATTTGCTAGTTTAGATATATTTAAAAAAGGTTCGCAATTTGCGAACCTTTTTTAGTTTTATAGAATTTTTATTTTTTAGCTCTCTTTACTAACTCTAACTTATCTGTGGTTGTTTTGGTTGTAAAAAAACCATAGTTAATAGTTACCTTTTTTTTGTCTATTCTATCGATGGTACCTACAGAGTTAGAGCCTACTACTTTTACACTATCATTTATTTGATATACATATTCTGCTTTTTCTTTGGCTATTTTGGCAGCTTCAATTTTCTTTTCCTTTCTAACTTCTATTACTTTTTGTAAAACCTCTTTTTCTACTTTTTTTATAATTTCTTGCTGTTGTTTTTCTACAACTTTAGCTTTTTGTTTTTGTGCTTTAGTTTTAGGTTGTACAGGATTTTTCATTACCTGCTTTACTTTTAAATCTGCCACCCATTTATTAAAATTAGAATTTAATTCCTTTTTATTATTGGTTTGAAAGTATTTATTAAGCAGCTCATTTGTTTTTCTACCTAAAGAAAGCATCTTTTGATTTTGGTCATATAGTTCTTGAAAACCAGATAATTTATCTTGCATACGTTGTTCTTTTTCTTGCAAGTTATCCAGGTGTTTTTGACCTTTAGAGTGTTGGTTTTCTAAGTTTTCAGAAGTTTTTTGTAACCTGTTTCGTTCTTTTTGTAGCTTAGAAATGGTTCTATCTAAACGTACTTTTTCGGTTTCTACACGTTTTTTTGCTTTGTTGATAATACTAAACGGAATTCCGTTTTTCTGAGCAACTTCAAATGTAAAAGAACTACCTGCTTGCCCAACAAATAATTTATACAAAGGCTCTAAAGTACGCTCATCAAACTGCATATTTGCGTTGGTAACATTCTCTAATTCGTTTGCCAAAACTTTTAAGTTAGAGTAGTGGGTGGTTATAATTCCGAATGCTTTTTTATAATAAAATTCTTCTAAGAAAATCTCTGCCAATGCTCCTCCTAATTCAGGGTCAGAACCAGTACCAAATTCATCAATTAAAAACAAGGTGTTTTTACCACATTTGCGCAAAAAGTTACGCATGTTTTTTAAGCGATAACTATACGTACTTAATTGGTTTTCTATAGATTGGTTGTCACCAATATCTGTTAAAATAGTATCAAAAATATAAGTTTGACTGCGTTCATCAACAGGAATTAAAATTCCACTTTGTAACATAACTTGCAGTAAACCAATGGTTTTTAAAGTGATGCTTTTTCCACCAGCATTTGGACCAGAAATAACAATAATCTGTTGCTTTTCATTTA
The nucleotide sequence above comes from Polaribacter butkevichii. Encoded proteins:
- a CDS encoding endonuclease MutS2, with translation MNKNISSKTLQDLEFSTVLQHVAAYCISGLGKEKVTEIEPIADKETLFKELYLVNEYVSSFESENRVPNHSFDNITENIKRLAIENSFVETDAFLKIATTSLTVNELIKFFNKFSVQFPTFFELSQQIEFTTFIDDEIKKIIDISGEVKNNASEVLKQIRKDINNVRGKIGASFSSALSKAISAGYLDDIKETVVDNQRVLAVSAMHRKKVAGSLLGSSKSGNIVYIAPQATLAYAREYQNLIYDEKQEIVKILRTLSATIRPYVYLLEEYISFLIHIDVVGAKAKYANEMNAVLPKISNEKKIYFKNAFHPILWRKNKQQDLHTVSQSIELNEKQQIIVISGPNAGGKSITLKTIGLLQVMLQSGILIPVDERSQTYIFDTILTDIGDNQSIENQLSTYSYRLKNMRNFLRKCGKNTLFLIDEFGTGSDPELGGALAEIFLEEFYYKKAFGIITTHYSNLKVLANELENVTNANMQFDERTLEPLYKLFVGQAGSSFTFEVAQKNGIPFSIINKAKKRVETEKVRLDRTISKLQKERNRLQKTSENLENQHSKGQKHLDNLQEKEQRMQDKLSGFQELYDQNQKMLSLGRKTNELLNKYFQTNNKKELNSNFNKWVADLKVKQVMKNPVQPKTKAQKQKAKVVEKQQQEIIKKVEKEVLQKVIEVRKEKKIEAAKIAKEKAEYVYQINDSVKVVGSNSVGTIDRIDKKKVTINYGFFTTKTTTDKLELVKRAKK